A single Pan paniscus chromosome 21, NHGRI_mPanPan1-v2.0_pri, whole genome shotgun sequence DNA region contains:
- the LOC100978606 gene encoding beta-defensin 127 translates to MGLFMIIAILLFQKPTVTEQLKKCWNNYVQGHCRKICRVNEVPEALCENGRYCCLNIKELEACKKITKPSHPKPATLALTLQDYVTIIENFPSLKTQST, encoded by the exons ATGGGGCTCTTCATGATCATCGCAATTCTGCTGTTCCAGAAACCCACAG TAACCGAACAACTTAAGAAGTGCTGGAATAACTATGTACAAGGACATTGCAGGAAAATCTGCAGAGTAAATGAAGTGCCTGAGGCACTATGTGAAAATGGGAGATACTGTTGCCTCAATATCAAGGAACTGGAAGCatgtaaaaaaattacaaagccaTCTCATCCAAAGCCAGCAACACTTGCACTGACTCTTCAAGACTATGTtacaataatagaaaatttcCCAAGCCTGAAGACACAGTCTACATAA